In Desulfomonilia bacterium, a single genomic region encodes these proteins:
- a CDS encoding electron transfer flavoprotein subunit alpha/FixB family protein, which produces MAGILIVAEVQKGELKKAGYEITSKAKTLGGEISVALVGSGVAGLAGNLAKYGADKIFVVDAPEYANYTTEAYVQAVAAVVAKVSPSIILIAASAQGKDFTPALAARLGVGCLSDVVDLSLEGGKIVAKRPIYAGKAYTMVECLADPQVISVRPNSFMAAEAAGAGAIENVAVTLDAAKIKAVVKSVEVAETKEPDQTEAEIIVSGGRGMKGPEEFGILRELAKALGPTATIGASRAAVDAGWIGHGYQVGQTGKTVSPNLYIACGISGAIQHLAGMGTSKVIVAINKDAEAPIFSKADFGVVDDLFKVVPALTNEVKKIKGA; this is translated from the coding sequence ATGGCAGGAATATTAATAGTAGCGGAAGTTCAGAAAGGCGAACTCAAGAAAGCCGGTTATGAAATCACCAGCAAGGCAAAGACACTTGGCGGAGAAATTTCAGTGGCTCTCGTCGGCTCCGGTGTTGCGGGCCTTGCAGGCAATCTTGCAAAATACGGCGCTGATAAAATATTTGTTGTGGATGCACCTGAATATGCCAACTATACAACAGAAGCCTATGTTCAGGCTGTTGCAGCAGTTGTGGCAAAGGTCAGTCCGTCAATTATCCTGATAGCGGCATCTGCACAGGGTAAGGATTTCACACCTGCACTGGCAGCAAGGCTTGGCGTAGGTTGCTTATCCGACGTAGTCGACCTCAGCCTGGAAGGCGGTAAAATCGTAGCAAAAAGACCGATATACGCCGGCAAGGCATATACAATGGTTGAATGTCTAGCAGACCCGCAGGTTATCTCTGTAAGGCCTAATTCTTTTATGGCTGCAGAAGCTGCAGGCGCGGGGGCAATTGAAAATGTTGCGGTTACACTTGATGCCGCCAAAATCAAAGCAGTTGTAAAATCAGTTGAGGTGGCGGAAACCAAAGAACCGGACCAGACCGAAGCGGAAATTATAGTATCTGGCGGCCGCGGTATGAAGGGACCGGAAGAGTTTGGTATTCTCAGAGAACTTGCAAAGGCACTCGGGCCAACGGCAACAATCGGTGCATCCCGTGCCGCAGTTGATGCAGGTTGGATCGGTCATGGTTATCAGGTCGGGCAGACAGGAAAAACCGTAAGTCCGAATCTGTATATTGCATGCGGGATCTCCGGTGCAATTCAGCACCTGGCCGGTATGGGCACATCCAAGGTTATCGTGGCAATCAACAAGGATGCCGAAGCACCGATATTCAGCAAGGCAGACTTTGGTGTTGTAGATGACCTCTTCAAGGTTGTTCCTGCACTTACCAACGAAGTAAAGAAAATAAAGGGAGCTTAA
- a CDS encoding electron transfer flavoprotein subunit beta/FixA family protein, with the protein MNSVVCIKQVPDTETLIKIDGSGTGIATDGVKWVMNPYDEFAVEEALKQKEKAGAGTITIISLGPDRAIETIRTALAMGADNGIHIQDADFAAKADPYATASALAAAIKGVADVKAIWCGKQAIDDDAAQVPAILGEMLGLPVITMVVKFEAAGDKAIVTREIEGGQAVIEVPLPAIFSAQKGLNEPRYASLPGIMKAKKKPVDVKTAADLGVGAAAKTAIKNMTLPPARQAGKKIEGDDADVKAAALAKALSEEAKVI; encoded by the coding sequence GTGAACAGTGTAGTATGCATTAAGCAGGTACCTGATACCGAGACTTTGATTAAGATTGACGGCTCGGGAACAGGGATTGCTACGGACGGTGTCAAATGGGTTATGAATCCCTATGACGAATTTGCAGTGGAAGAGGCCCTTAAACAGAAGGAAAAGGCCGGAGCTGGTACTATAACAATTATATCACTAGGTCCGGACAGGGCAATCGAGACCATCAGAACAGCTCTTGCAATGGGTGCTGACAACGGTATTCATATTCAGGATGCCGATTTTGCAGCCAAGGCAGATCCCTATGCTACAGCATCGGCGCTTGCTGCAGCGATAAAGGGAGTGGCAGATGTTAAGGCTATCTGGTGCGGCAAACAGGCCATTGATGATGATGCAGCCCAGGTCCCTGCAATCCTCGGTGAAATGCTCGGGCTCCCTGTCATCACAATGGTTGTCAAGTTCGAAGCAGCAGGAGATAAAGCCATAGTAACAAGGGAAATAGAAGGTGGCCAGGCAGTTATTGAAGTACCTCTTCCTGCCATTTTCTCGGCACAGAAGGGTCTTAACGAGCCCAGGTATGCATCATTACCCGGCATTATGAAGGCAAAGAAGAAGCCGGTTGATGTTAAGACGGCAGCAGATCTTGGTGTTGGCGCAGCAGCGAAGACCGCTATAAAGAACATGACCCTTCCGCCCGCCCGCCAGGCCGGTAAAAAAATCGAGGGTGATGATGCCGACGTTAAGGCAGCAGCACTTGCTAAAGCCCTTAGCGAAGAAGCAAAGGTCATCTAG
- a CDS encoding enoyl-CoA hydratase-related protein, protein MHITKAAVIGGGAMGGSIAHLLTSVGIECFVKDIDQKFVDKAVDLSKSVYDKLVAKGKLTADKAEKKQGLLKGGVQYDLEYMKDVDLVIEAVPEILKLKKQIFVELDKICPEKTILASNTSSLSLTDIAEEISRKDRFIGLHFFNPAHVMKLVEVIYDVNTSAETLEEMMKFATVIDKIAIKCKNAPGFVVNRILIPYMNEALLALMDGSGTIQEIDDAMVEFGMPMGPFTLWDLVGLDVAMHASVTLEEAFGKRTPVPDILKIIVDKKMYGQKTGKGFYDYSDKSNKTVNSEVEKYLKKLWKENPPDSLDFEPERLLAVQVREALLIAQEGVAGAHDIDTGMVYGTNFPTKVAYGPLHWAEEVIGWSNIADIAEMYAIETSPERFTLPSSIESIEKTGSIFVNCTYEVDGDGVALVTIENPPMNVLSVKTINDISNCMLKAIADPSVRVIVLTGKGRAFVAGADIKEFQQIMTLGGAKEYSERGQLMTNIIEGSDKPVICAINGFALGGGLEIAMPCHIRIAADSAKLGLPEINLGIIPGFAGTQRLPRIVGKAKGLEMILTGSPVNAQEALSIGLVNKIVPLASLIDEAKGLARIIAKKGRIAVSSAMTSVMDGYQETFEDGCEIEAENFARVKVSADAVEGVDAFLTKRTAKFRDM, encoded by the coding sequence ATGCACATAACAAAAGCAGCTGTTATCGGCGGAGGGGCAATGGGAGGGTCAATTGCCCATCTTCTAACTTCGGTCGGGATTGAATGTTTTGTAAAAGACATTGATCAGAAGTTTGTCGATAAGGCTGTGGACCTATCGAAAAGCGTTTATGACAAGCTCGTTGCCAAGGGCAAATTGACTGCTGATAAAGCTGAAAAGAAACAGGGGCTGTTAAAGGGCGGCGTTCAATACGATCTTGAATATATGAAAGATGTTGACCTTGTTATCGAAGCTGTTCCCGAAATCCTCAAATTAAAAAAACAGATTTTCGTTGAACTTGATAAAATCTGTCCTGAAAAAACCATACTGGCTTCTAACACGTCATCATTGAGCCTGACTGACATAGCAGAAGAGATCAGCAGGAAAGACCGTTTTATCGGGCTTCATTTCTTCAATCCAGCGCATGTAATGAAACTGGTTGAGGTTATATATGATGTGAATACCTCAGCCGAAACCCTTGAAGAGATGATGAAATTTGCAACCGTGATCGACAAGATAGCCATCAAATGCAAGAATGCACCAGGATTTGTAGTCAACCGCATACTTATTCCCTACATGAATGAAGCCTTGCTTGCACTTATGGACGGTTCCGGCACTATACAGGAAATTGACGATGCAATGGTTGAATTCGGGATGCCTATGGGACCTTTTACACTCTGGGATCTGGTTGGGCTGGATGTGGCAATGCATGCTTCCGTTACGCTTGAAGAGGCATTCGGAAAAAGAACGCCTGTTCCGGACATACTTAAGATTATTGTTGATAAAAAGATGTATGGCCAGAAAACAGGCAAAGGCTTCTATGATTACTCGGATAAGTCCAACAAGACAGTTAACTCCGAGGTCGAGAAATATTTAAAGAAATTGTGGAAAGAAAACCCGCCGGACAGTCTGGATTTTGAACCCGAAAGGCTGCTTGCTGTACAGGTAAGAGAGGCACTACTGATAGCTCAAGAGGGTGTTGCAGGCGCTCATGACATAGATACAGGGATGGTTTATGGGACGAATTTCCCGACCAAAGTGGCATACGGCCCGCTGCACTGGGCTGAAGAAGTAATAGGCTGGTCAAATATAGCTGATATTGCTGAAATGTATGCCATTGAAACCAGTCCGGAAAGATTTACTCTGCCTTCTTCGATTGAAAGCATTGAAAAGACCGGAAGCATTTTTGTAAATTGCACATATGAAGTGGACGGTGATGGGGTTGCATTGGTGACAATAGAAAATCCCCCGATGAATGTTTTAAGCGTCAAAACGATCAATGACATTTCTAACTGCATGCTCAAGGCAATAGCGGACCCATCTGTCAGGGTGATTGTTCTTACGGGCAAGGGCAGAGCATTTGTGGCTGGTGCCGATATAAAGGAATTCCAGCAGATTATGACATTAGGCGGTGCAAAAGAATACTCTGAACGCGGACAGTTGATGACTAATATAATTGAAGGTTCGGATAAACCTGTCATATGCGCCATAAACGGATTTGCATTAGGAGGAGGACTTGAAATTGCAATGCCCTGCCATATCAGGATAGCTGCAGATTCTGCCAAACTTGGACTTCCGGAAATAAATCTGGGAATAATTCCGGGTTTTGCAGGTACACAAAGACTGCCGAGGATCGTTGGAAAGGCTAAAGGTCTGGAAATGATTCTTACAGGTTCACCGGTTAATGCCCAGGAGGCATTATCTATAGGTCTGGTAAATAAGATTGTTCCTCTGGCGTCGTTGATAGACGAAGCCAAAGGGCTGGCGAGAATAATAGCAAAGAAAGGAAGGATTGCCGTTTCTTCCGCCATGACCTCTGTAATGGATGGATATCAGGAAACCTTCGAAGACGGATGTGAGATCGAGGCTGAAAATTTTGCACGCGTTAAAGTTTCCGCAGATGCGGTGGAAGGTGTCGATGCCTTCCTGACAAAACGCACTGCAAAATTCAGAGATATGTAA
- a CDS encoding TetR/AcrR family transcriptional regulator, with product MRGEEKYRTILNAAKQVFAKEGFYNSKVSEIAREAHVADGTIYLYFKNKDDILISLFEEELTRIIKLVRNELEGIDDPRQKIIRFFETHLGMVESDRPLAEVIQVELKQSNKFMREYKNKHFLAYLNIVAEIIIDGQQRGVFRKDIKPEIASRAIYGSLDELSTYLVTSKRKRFDVRDVAIEVAGYFINGLC from the coding sequence ATGAGAGGTGAAGAAAAATACAGAACAATATTGAATGCCGCCAAGCAGGTTTTTGCTAAAGAAGGATTTTATAATTCTAAAGTTTCGGAAATAGCAAGAGAAGCCCACGTAGCAGACGGCACCATATATTTATATTTTAAAAACAAAGATGATATCCTCATATCTCTTTTTGAAGAAGAGCTCACAAGAATAATAAAACTTGTAAGAAACGAGCTTGAAGGGATCGATGATCCCCGGCAAAAGATAATCAGGTTTTTCGAAACACACCTGGGAATGGTCGAATCGGACAGACCACTGGCCGAGGTTATCCAGGTTGAACTGAAACAATCGAACAAATTCATGAGAGAGTACAAAAATAAGCATTTTCTTGCTTATCTTAATATAGTTGCAGAGATAATTATCGATGGACAGCAGCGAGGGGTATTCAGAAAAGATATTAAACCTGAAATCGCATCAAGGGCGATATATGGTTCGCTCGATGAATTGTCCACATATCTTGTTACATCCAAAAGAAAAAGATTTGATGTCCGTGATGTGGCGATAGAAGTTGCCGGTTATTTTATAAACGGACTTTGTTAA
- the acs gene encoding acetate--CoA ligase produces the protein MAEDTMSMYEKIFPVPPKVREKAYIKSKAEYEAMYKDSIENPEKFWAKQAERLDWFKKPTKVWNWSFTSPVSVKWFEDGELNVSYNCLDRHIKNGKKNKAAIIWEGNDPSECKTLSYMDMYREVNKAANVLKQLGVKKGDRVTIYLPMIPELAITMLACTRIGAIHCIVFGGFSADALRDRIVDSDSKVLITCDGTFRGAKAVPQKDNADKAVEQCPSIEKMIVVKRTGDQIKCAWKDGRDLWYDDLMKDAAPYCEPERMNAEDPLFILYTSGSTGKPKGVVHTTGGYLLYASVTQQYIFDYHDEDIYWCTADIGWVTGHTYIVYGPLSNAATSIMFEGVPSYPGYDRFWAVVEKYKVDIFYTAPTAIRAIAKEGDKWVDMHDITSIRILGSVGEPLNPEAWRWYYEKIGRSECTIVDTWWQTETGGILITPLPGAIDIKPAKATVPFFGVEPCIVDDDGKEIEGVGRGNLCIKRPWPGMMRGVWGDPKRFEDTYFIQFPGKYFTGDGSERDDLGYYKITGRVDDVINVSGHRMGTAEVESALVSHPKVAEAAVVGFPHDIKGQGIFAYVTLNTGVEKSEDLKKELINHVRKEIGPIATPDKILWADGLPKTRSGKIMRRVLKKVAAADFSDFGDTSTLADPNVVNILVDERKKLD, from the coding sequence ATGGCAGAAGATACCATGAGCATGTACGAAAAGATTTTCCCGGTTCCTCCCAAGGTCAGGGAAAAGGCCTACATCAAGAGTAAGGCAGAGTATGAGGCAATGTACAAGGATTCAATCGAAAATCCGGAAAAATTCTGGGCAAAACAGGCCGAGAGGCTCGACTGGTTCAAAAAGCCGACAAAGGTTTGGAACTGGTCATTCACTTCACCTGTAAGTGTTAAATGGTTCGAAGACGGGGAGCTCAATGTCAGCTATAACTGCCTCGACCGCCATATCAAAAACGGAAAGAAGAATAAAGCAGCTATAATCTGGGAAGGAAACGATCCTTCTGAATGCAAAACTTTAAGTTATATGGATATGTACCGCGAAGTAAACAAGGCCGCAAATGTTCTTAAGCAGCTTGGTGTTAAGAAGGGCGACCGTGTAACAATATATCTTCCAATGATTCCCGAACTTGCAATCACAATGTTAGCCTGCACAAGGATAGGTGCTATCCATTGCATAGTTTTCGGTGGATTCTCTGCAGATGCCCTTCGCGATAGAATAGTGGACAGCGACTCAAAAGTCCTTATCACATGCGACGGTACATTCCGCGGCGCAAAAGCTGTTCCGCAAAAAGACAATGCTGACAAGGCGGTTGAGCAGTGCCCGTCTATAGAGAAAATGATAGTTGTCAAGAGAACAGGCGACCAGATTAAATGCGCTTGGAAAGATGGCCGTGACCTCTGGTATGATGATCTCATGAAGGATGCAGCACCTTACTGCGAACCAGAAAGAATGAATGCGGAAGATCCTCTGTTCATTCTTTACACATCAGGCTCAACAGGGAAGCCCAAAGGTGTTGTGCATACGACAGGCGGATATCTTCTGTATGCATCAGTGACGCAGCAGTATATATTTGATTATCATGACGAAGACATTTACTGGTGCACGGCTGACATCGGCTGGGTAACTGGTCATACTTATATTGTTTATGGGCCTCTCTCGAACGCAGCTACATCCATCATGTTCGAAGGTGTTCCAAGTTATCCAGGTTATGACAGGTTCTGGGCTGTAGTTGAAAAGTATAAAGTTGACATATTCTATACAGCACCTACCGCAATCCGCGCAATTGCAAAAGAAGGCGACAAGTGGGTTGATATGCACGACATCACATCAATCAGAATTCTCGGCTCGGTTGGAGAGCCTCTGAACCCTGAAGCCTGGAGATGGTATTATGAGAAGATCGGAAGAAGCGAGTGCACAATAGTTGATACATGGTGGCAGACCGAAACAGGCGGAATTCTGATTACTCCGTTGCCAGGTGCAATCGATATTAAACCTGCAAAGGCAACGGTTCCTTTCTTTGGCGTCGAACCTTGTATTGTTGATGACGACGGCAAGGAAATCGAAGGTGTAGGAAGAGGCAATCTCTGCATCAAGAGACCGTGGCCCGGAATGATGAGGGGGGTATGGGGAGATCCCAAGCGTTTTGAAGATACATATTTCATTCAGTTCCCCGGCAAATATTTTACAGGCGACGGTTCAGAGAGAGACGACCTCGGTTATTACAAGATTACAGGCCGTGTTGACGACGTTATAAACGTATCCGGTCACAGAATGGGTACGGCAGAGGTCGAAAGCGCCCTTGTTTCTCATCCGAAGGTTGCAGAAGCAGCAGTTGTCGGGTTCCCTCACGATATCAAAGGACAAGGTATCTTTGCTTATGTTACGTTGAATACCGGCGTGGAAAAGTCCGAGGACCTCAAGAAAGAGCTTATCAATCACGTACGTAAAGAGATCGGACCTATCGCCACTCCAGATAAAATCCTTTGGGCGGACGGCCTTCCAAAGACACGTTCAGGCAAAATCATGCGCCGTGTTCTCAAGAAGGTTGCAGCCGCTGACTTCAGTGATTTTGGCGATACATCAACACTCGCTGATCCGAATGTTGTAAATATTCTGGTCGACGAAAGAAAGAAGCTTGACTAA
- a CDS encoding NAD(P)/FAD-dependent oxidoreductase produces MYDVDIAIIGAGVTGLSIALSLSLRKDFSIVVIEKEPGPGRGVSSRSSEVIHAGIYYPEDFLKTKLCVEGAKLLYEFCNKYEVPALKVGKLIISTDGSGADAIETLHKQGIRNGVERLSLIDEKGLKIIEPNVRGISALYSPDSGIIDSHSFIKIVEALASNNSVGLIYKTELTSLELSNEGYTCTVKDSCTEYSFRSRIVINAAGLGADEVARMAGIDIDISGYRIHKVKGEYFRLKRSKARLINGLIYPSPDKDLRGLGIHTTKDIAGEARLGPNAFYVDALDYDVDPSHKKEFYLGVKDFLPFIEEDDLTPDTAGIRPKIQTEGEKAKDFIIRHEKDRNLPGLINLIGIESPGLTSCLAIGRHVYQILLDEDLL; encoded by the coding sequence ATGTATGATGTCGATATAGCAATCATAGGTGCAGGAGTTACCGGACTCAGTATCGCTTTGTCGCTCTCATTGAGAAAGGACTTCAGCATAGTTGTAATTGAAAAGGAGCCGGGTCCGGGCAGAGGTGTCAGTTCACGGAGCAGCGAGGTGATACATGCGGGCATATATTATCCTGAGGACTTTCTCAAAACAAAACTTTGTGTTGAGGGAGCAAAACTTCTTTATGAATTCTGCAATAAATACGAAGTGCCTGCATTGAAGGTTGGAAAGCTGATTATATCAACCGATGGTTCAGGCGCAGATGCAATCGAGACCCTTCATAAGCAGGGTATAAGAAACGGGGTTGAAAGATTAAGCCTGATTGATGAAAAGGGATTGAAAATTATTGAACCTAATGTGAGGGGTATCAGCGCATTATATTCTCCTGACTCAGGTATTATAGATTCTCACTCTTTTATTAAGATTGTCGAGGCGCTGGCTTCAAACAATTCCGTCGGATTAATCTACAAGACCGAATTGACTTCTCTTGAGCTATCGAATGAAGGATATACATGTACGGTGAAAGATTCATGCACTGAATATTCTTTCAGATCAAGGATTGTCATTAATGCCGCCGGACTGGGAGCTGATGAAGTTGCACGCATGGCAGGGATTGATATTGATATATCAGGCTATAGAATTCACAAGGTTAAGGGTGAATATTTCAGGCTGAAAAGAAGCAAGGCACGACTTATTAACGGACTTATCTACCCGAGTCCTGATAAAGATTTGAGGGGTCTTGGCATTCATACAACTAAAGATATTGCCGGAGAAGCCCGTCTTGGACCGAATGCATTTTATGTTGATGCATTGGATTATGATGTTGACCCTTCTCATAAGAAAGAATTCTATCTTGGCGTTAAAGATTTTTTGCCTTTTATCGAAGAGGATGACCTGACACCAGATACGGCAGGCATAAGACCAAAGATACAGACAGAAGGAGAGAAAGCGAAGGATTTCATTATCAGGCATGAGAAAGACAGAAATCTTCCCGGTCTTATTAATCTGATTGGAATTGAATCTCCCGGTCTGACATCGTGTCTGGCAATTGGCAGGCATGTTTACCAAATTCTTCTTGATGAGGATCTGCTGTAA
- the priA gene encoding primosomal protein N' → MKVAEVVVFSGMPKVLSYKIPPDFHLSRGMRVKVPLRNSIKTGLVVEITNEEKEGLKDVIESLDPAPIIPEDIIDLLAWTSKYYHASIGATMQLAFPPLVRKGMDLKKISAGRAGHNRNIENPPEHTREQAHAIKTIGHLIEKKRFHVAVLHGVTGSGKTEVYIEAAIKTLSLGGSVIYMVPEIALTPQTVMRINSRIPFESAIFHSGLSPNDRSREFVKVTSGKSRFVIGTRSAIFAPLTDVGLIIIDEEHDQSYKQSDGVTYNARDLAIMRASKADAVVILGSATPSLETYERAKRTDHTLITMTERTGRASLPEISIIDMRGRSEVLSRELVDAVRGTLDKNQQTLLFLNRRGFSSVMICPGCGEILECRRCSRGLTYHKARQLAVCHYCGHTQAVPEICPGCGCIEMKHVGLGVERVIEEIQNLIPEARLLQMDSDKIDTPLRLNRALKAIAEREVDIIIGTQMISKGHDFPGLTLVGIIHAEQLLHMPDFRAAERTFQQVVQVAGRAGRTRPDTKVILQTLIPEHQIMGFISGHDYLSMISSETEIRRKTGFPPFAYMARCIFSSPKENESEEHAKKTSKKLKESGVNILGPSPAPIELLRNSYRWNLILLSGNRSRLHSCLDSLGKMKFPSSLKVKIDVDPYDML, encoded by the coding sequence ATGAAAGTCGCAGAGGTCGTAGTTTTCTCAGGTATGCCGAAAGTCCTGTCATACAAAATTCCTCCGGACTTTCATCTGTCCAGAGGCATGAGGGTCAAGGTACCTCTGAGAAATTCCATTAAAACAGGGCTCGTTGTTGAAATAACCAATGAGGAGAAAGAGGGATTGAAGGATGTTATCGAATCGCTTGATCCTGCTCCTATTATACCGGAAGATATAATAGATCTGCTTGCCTGGACTTCGAAATATTATCATGCCTCGATTGGCGCCACTATGCAGCTAGCTTTCCCTCCTCTTGTAAGGAAAGGCATGGATTTAAAAAAGATATCCGCCGGCAGGGCCGGCCATAACCGCAATATCGAAAACCCTCCGGAGCACACAAGAGAGCAGGCGCATGCGATCAAAACAATTGGTCACCTGATTGAGAAAAAACGGTTTCATGTTGCAGTGCTTCATGGCGTGACGGGTTCAGGAAAAACCGAGGTATACATCGAGGCAGCAATAAAAACCCTTTCACTGGGCGGTTCGGTTATTTACATGGTTCCTGAAATAGCCCTTACCCCTCAGACCGTCATGCGGATAAACAGCAGGATACCATTTGAATCGGCAATATTTCATTCAGGACTTAGCCCTAATGACAGGTCAAGGGAATTTGTCAAAGTCACCTCCGGAAAGTCCAGATTCGTAATAGGAACGAGATCGGCAATATTTGCGCCCTTAACGGATGTCGGTCTGATTATCATAGACGAAGAGCATGACCAGAGCTACAAGCAATCAGACGGGGTCACCTACAATGCCAGGGACCTTGCCATCATGAGGGCCAGCAAGGCCGATGCAGTAGTCATACTCGGTTCGGCAACACCGAGTCTCGAGACATACGAAAGGGCAAAGAGGACCGATCATACGCTTATTACAATGACGGAAAGAACCGGAAGAGCTTCGCTTCCAGAGATATCCATAATCGATATGCGGGGACGGAGCGAGGTTCTTTCCCGGGAACTCGTTGATGCTGTCAGGGGAACCCTTGATAAGAATCAGCAGACGCTCCTTTTCCTGAACAGGCGCGGGTTTTCTTCGGTGATGATCTGCCCCGGATGCGGTGAGATCCTCGAATGCAGAAGATGCTCAAGAGGACTTACTTATCATAAAGCCAGACAGCTTGCGGTGTGCCATTATTGCGGGCATACGCAGGCCGTGCCCGAGATATGCCCCGGTTGCGGATGCATCGAGATGAAACATGTGGGGCTGGGTGTGGAAAGAGTTATTGAAGAAATACAAAACCTTATTCCGGAGGCAAGACTGCTTCAGATGGATTCTGATAAGATAGATACGCCCTTAAGGCTAAACAGAGCCTTGAAGGCAATAGCGGAAAGAGAAGTTGATATCATCATCGGGACTCAGATGATTTCAAAAGGTCATGATTTTCCCGGGCTGACTCTTGTCGGAATAATACATGCCGAACAGTTACTTCATATGCCTGATTTCAGGGCGGCGGAGAGAACCTTTCAGCAGGTCGTTCAGGTTGCCGGCAGGGCAGGTAGGACAAGACCTGACACAAAGGTGATTCTTCAGACGCTGATACCCGAACACCAGATCATGGGTTTCATATCCGGACATGACTATTTATCGATGATCTCTTCAGAAACAGAGATCAGAAGAAAGACAGGGTTCCCGCCTTTTGCATATATGGCAAGATGTATTTTTTCTTCGCCAAAGGAAAATGAATCAGAAGAACACGCAAAGAAGACATCGAAAAAGCTCAAAGAAAGTGGGGTTAATATTCTGGGGCCTTCGCCTGCCCCGATAGAACTGCTCAGGAATTCTTACCGCTGGAACCTTATTTTATTATCAGGGAACAGAAGCAGACTGCATTCATGTCTTGATAGTCTTGGAAAGATGAAATTCCCTTCATCCCTTAAGGTAAAGATTGATGTAGACCCTTATGATATGCTCTGA
- a CDS encoding HEAT repeat domain-containing protein, with protein MKLNINDILQDLRDSNPEIKRMAAKALAQHGDSSQNLIIEALETADRDTATIIYDTLFDSPGNFTKVFYKGTKERDPHIRSQSIRYLFRNGSFKPSEGIDWLNDRDPYVRRRVISYLSWMNDRSSLSTIMHIAVRDADPKVRKDALKLASVWGRKNDAGNLIDALKDKDTEVKIQAICTLKKITGEDFGNPTGASEDELSWIVAKWQSWWKIVKDA; from the coding sequence TTGAAATTAAATATAAATGACATCCTACAGGATCTGAGGGACAGCAACCCGGAAATCAAAAGGATGGCTGCAAAAGCTCTGGCGCAGCACGGCGATTCGTCACAGAATCTTATAATAGAGGCCCTGGAAACAGCTGACAGAGATACTGCAACCATAATATACGACACCCTTTTCGATTCCCCGGGTAATTTTACAAAAGTGTTTTATAAAGGCACAAAAGAAAGAGATCCCCACATCCGCTCCCAATCAATCAGATATCTTTTCAGAAACGGCTCGTTCAAACCGAGTGAAGGAATTGACTGGCTGAATGACCGGGATCCCTATGTAAGGAGAAGGGTGATAAGTTATCTTTCATGGATGAATGACAGATCGAGCCTTAGTACGATAATGCACATCGCCGTCAGGGATGCGGATCCGAAAGTCAGAAAAGACGCACTGAAACTCGCCAGCGTATGGGGAAGAAAAAATGATGCGGGGAATCTCATTGATGCATTAAAGGATAAAGATACCGAAGTAAAAATCCAGGCGATCTGCACTCTCAAGAAAATTACCGGCGAAGACTTCGGCAACCCGACAGGAGCTAGTGAAGATGAGCTTTCCTGGATTGTAGCAAAATGGCAGAGCTGGTGGAAAATTGTCAAGGATGCATAA